The following proteins are encoded in a genomic region of Heptranchias perlo isolate sHepPer1 chromosome 6, sHepPer1.hap1, whole genome shotgun sequence:
- the LOC137322701 gene encoding 52 kDa repressor of the inhibitor of the protein kinase-like isoform X1 gives MPNFCAAPNCSRGSTNYPDLPFFRFPRDPERCQKWVENCRRADLENRSAEQLHKQYRLCARHFEQSLICTNSPYRTVLKDNAVPTLFDLTSHLNKPEGKHRKHKRIKELTEEDLLRVKAPRTDGDVLRGLQCKQEAINELDKTDLEGATESLEESALLEESLNLTPEEKGNKEFLKVLFETVLLLGRQNVPLGGSATENLSNLCNTPDNIQALLEFRMNAGDEILRKRFETTAVNAVYCPKNLQKDLLDICEMCIREEVLREVRDSNFFSIVTDEVINVAGVDHVSLLIRFVDESDCLRQEFVGFIPCELDGEFLASRIHETLTEKWGLNMYYCRGQAYNGSGTMSYKKRVVVTSILQQCPKALCTPCSSYPLNIWIAKSSLIFGINMVLSLMENIVLFFSLSPQLQKVFDVSIDSIYQTNEEKAKELKKLFQINWYERHDTFEILADLYEVLVTCLDEISYDTCGRWNAEIATQASMLSSTMRDFEIVVSLMVLKNVLSYTRAFGKNLQGQASDTYFASSTLTAVLHSLNEMRDNIDVYHEFWLEEATNLSFKMGIELKLPWRCRRQPQSEEVSEETPENYYKESTTAPFLDHIILEIKDMFSEQQLKALKCLSLVPSVMAQLKYNTGEENMADLYKDDLPNPDTLSAELHCWKIKWKHRSRDVELPSTIFDTLRHPDIKFFPNVYTLLKIISNLPIIKLETDKCEIGRKRLKAYLKVTPVEERTSSLALIHINYDAKHDYDMMVDTYAKLYPEKMQLPHVTDSDNVDVNNHDGSSMEINNLDVSTRTMYEVDGNCMEVASHTVGSGVVLHHQGESLMKVCQNPDKNVIEVTQHAEGSTVELEQLPASSTMIVTQHSAEPSVELQHHPEGAEVNQQPVESHVELQHHIEGRVVEVIHHPEVNGIELQHNSEANGMELQHHPEGEVIEVRAVEFQPHLEASTLELQHQVQGGAVTLQHHLEGSAVELQHRPEGSTVELQHPEASAVELHHLTTSAVKLSNHTEESSMELDHCPEPGVTELQHHPDHVVAELQQHAEPSAVELEQQQHYAEVEVTEIQCLPEPGVMEIQCHSEPGVTEVPCHSEPGVTEVPCHSEPGVTEVPCHSEPGVTEVPCHSEPGVTEVPCHSEPGVTEVPCHSEPGVTEVPCLPGAGVTEVQCHPGAGVTEVQCLPGAGVTEVQCLPGAGVTEVQCLPGAGVTEVQCLPGAGVSEVQCLPGAGVSEVQCLPGAGVSEVQCLPGAGVSEVQCLPGAGVTEVQCLPGAGVTEVQCLPGAGVTEVQCLPGAGVTEVQCPPEPDAAELQHQPVAMDLQRHPEAGTMALQHHLESGTVMEDRPEMNTVELEHHSDAIAVEMGHHPESGTVKLGQYPEACGVELENRPEAMELQHHPEEGVLEVDSASVCNQDVNGHGIKILEVKNSEESNSEMNISSVSNVNSSEVAVQ, from the exons atgccGAATTTCTGCGCGGCTCCGAACTGCAGCAGGGGGAGCACCAACTACCCGGACCTACCTTTTTTCAGGTTCCCTCGAGACCCCGAGAG GTGTCAGAAATGGGTGGAGAACTGTCGGAGAGCAGATTTGGAAAACAGGTCTGCTGAACAGCTTCACAAACAGTACAGACTATGTGCGAGACACTTTGAACAATCCCTGATATGCACAAAC AGCCCTTACAGAACAGTCCTCAAGGATAATGCAGTGCCGACTTTGTTTGATTTAACAAGTCATCTTAATAAACCTGAAGGCAAACACAGAAAGCACAAGAGGATAAAAGAACTG ACCGAGGAAGATTTGCTGAGGGTGAAGGCACCAAGAA cCGATGGCGATGTCTTGAGAGGTCTGCAGTGCAAGCAGGAGGCAATCAATGAACTAGACAAAACAGACCTGGAGGGAGCCACAGAAAGCCTTGAGGAATCCGCTCTTTTGGAAGAATCTTTGAACTTAACACCTGAGGAGAAAGGGAACAAAGAATTTCTCAAAGTTTTATTTGAAACTGTACTCCTGTTGGGAAGGCAAAATGTTCCATTGGGTGGCTCTGCCACTGAAAACTTGAGCAACTTGTGCAATACCCCTGATAACATTCAAGCGCTGTTGGAGTTCAGAATGAACGCAGGTGATGAAATTCTTCGGAAGAGGTTTGAGACTACTGCCGTGAATGCAGTGTACTGCCCAAAGAACTTGCAAAAAGACCTGTTGGACATTTGTGAGATGTGCATACGGGAGGAGGTACTCCGAGAAGTACGTGACAGCAACTTCTTCTCAATTGTGACCGATGAAGTGATCAATGTAGCAGGGGTCGACCATGTGTCCCTATTGATTAGGTTTGTAGATGAGTCTGATTGTTTGAGGCAAGAGTTTGTTGGGTTCATACCGTGCGAGCTTGACGGAGAGTTTTTGGCAAGTCGGATCCATGAGACGCTTACGGAAAAGTGGGGCCTGAACATGTATTATTGTCGCGGACAAGCATATAATGGCTCAGGGACAATGTCTTACAAAAAACGAGTTGTGGTGACTAGCATTTTACAGCAGTGCCCAAAGGCACTGTGCACTCCTTGTTCCTCCTACCCCTTAAACATATGGATAGCAAAGTCCAGCCTGATTTTTGGTATTAACATGGTGTTGAGCTTGATGGAGAACATTGTATTGTTTTTTAGTTTGTCGCCTCAGCTCCAGAAGGTTTTCGATGTTAGTATCGACAGCATCTATCAAACGAATGAGGAAAAGGCAAAGGAGCTGAAAAAACTTTTTCAAATCAATTGGTATGAACGACACGACACTTTCGAGATCTTGGCAGATCTTTATGAAGTGCTGGTGACCTGTTTGGATGAGATCAGCTACGATACATGCGGTAGGTGGAATGCTGAGATAGCAACCCAGGCCAGCATGCTGTCCTCAACCATGAGAGATTTTGAAATAGTCGTCTCTCTTATGGTCCTGAAGAACGTCCTCTCTTACACAAGAGCCTTTGGCAAAAATCTCCAGGGTCAAGCATCGGACACCTATTTTGCCTCGAGCACTTTGACAGCAGTCCTGCACTCGTTGAACGAAATGCGGGACAATATTGATGTGTACCATGAGTTCTGGTTAGAGGAAGCTACCAATTTGTCGTTCAAAATGGGGATTGAACTAAAGTTGCCATGGAGGTGCCGCAGGCAACCTCAGAGCGAAGAGGTGTCTGAGGAGACTCCTGAAAATTACTACAAAGAATCAACCACTGCACCGTTTCTGGACCACATTATTTTAGAAATCAAAGACATGTTCTCCGAGCAGCAGTTAAAGGCCCTCAAGTGCCTGTCATTGGTGCCTTCTGTCATGGCACAGCTGAAATATAACACCGGGGAGGAAAACATGGCTGATTTATATAAAGACGATCTCCCAAATCCAGATACCCTTTCTGCAGAACTTCACTGTTGGAAGATAAAATGGAAGCATAGAAGCCGAGATGTAGAACTTCCCAGCACTATTTTTGACACGCTGCGCCATCCTGACATCAAGTTCTTTCCAAATGTCTACACTTTGCTTAAAATTATCTCTAACCTGCCTATTATTAAACTTGAAACTGACAAGTGTGAAATTGGACGCAAACGACTCAAAGCATATTTGAAAGTCACTCCGGTCGAGGAGAGGACAAGTAGTCTGGCACTGATCCATATCAATTATGATGCGAAACATGACTATGACATGATGGTCGATACCTATGCCAAACTGTACCCAGAGAAAATGCAGCTGCCGCATGTGACTGATTCGGATAATGTGGATGTAAATAATCATGATGGAAGCAGCATGGAAATAAACAATTTGGATGTCAGTACTCGAACAATGTACGAAGTGGATGGAAACTGCATGGAGGTGGCGAGCCACACAGTGGGGAGTGGAGTGGTATTGCATCACCAAGGGGAGAGTCTTATGAAGGTCTGTCAGAATCCGGACAAGAATGTCATAGAAGTGACCCAGCATGCAGAGGGGAGCACTGTAGAACTGGAACAGCTTCCAGCGAGCAGCACCATGATTGTGACCCAGCATTCAGCAGAGCCCAGCGTGGAATTGCAACACCATCCAGAAGGGGCTGAGGTGAACCAGCAGCCAGTGGAAAGCCATGTGGAACTACAGCACCACATAGAGGGAAGAGTGGTGGAGGTGATCCACCATCCAGAGGTGAATGGTATAGAATTACAACACAACTCCGAGGCGAATGGTATGGAATTACAGCACCATCCAGAAGGAGAAGTTATTGAGGTGAGAGCTGTGGAGTTCCAGCCGCATTTGGAGGCTAGCACCTTGGAGTTACAGCACCAAGTTCAGGGAGGTGCTGTGACATTGCAGCACCATCTGGAGGGAAGTGCTGTGGAATTACAGCACCGTCCAGAGGGCAGCACTGTGGAGTTGCAACATCCAGAGGCAAGTGCTGTGGAGTTGCACCATTTAACAACAAGTGCCGTGAAGTTGAGCAACCATACAGAAGAGAGCTCTATGGAGTTGGATCATTGTCCAGAGCCTGGTGTTACAGAGTTACAGCACCATCCAGACCATGTTGTAGCGGAGTTGCAGCAACATGCAGAGCCCAGTGCTGTAGAATTGGAGCAGCAGCAGCACTATGCCGAGGTTGAAGTCACGGAAATCCAGTGCCTTCCGGAGCCTGGAGTCATGGAAATCCAGTGCCATTCGGAGCCTGGAGTCACGGAAGTCCCGTGCCATTCGGAGCCTGGAGTCACGGAAGTCCCCTGCCATTCGGAGCCCGGAGTCACGGAAGTCCCGTGCCATTCGGAGCCCGGAGTCACGGAAGTCCCGTGCCATTCGGAGCCCGGAGTCACGGAAGTCCCGTGCCATTCGGAGCCCGGAGTCACGGAAGTCCCGTGCCATTCGGAGCCCGGAGTCACGGAGGTCCCGTGCCTCCCGGGGGCCGGAGTCACGGAGGTCCAGTGCCACCCGGGGGCCGGAGTCACGGAGGTCCAGTGCCTCCCGGGGGCCGGAGTCACGGAGGTCCAGTGCCTCCCGGGGGCCGGAGTCACGGAGGTCCAGTGCCTCCCGGGGGCCGGAGTCACGGAGGTCCAGTGCCTCCCGGGGGCCGGAGTCTCGGAGGTCCAGTGCCTCCCGGGGGCCGGAGTCTCGGAGGTCCAGTGCCTCCCGGGGGCCGGAGTCTCGGAGGTCCAGTGCCTCCCGGGGGCCGGAGTCTCGGAGGTCCAGTGCCTCCCGGGGGCCGGAGTCACGGAGGTCCAGTGCCTCCCGGGGGCCGGAGTCACGGAGGTCCAGTGCCTCCCGGGGGCCGGAGTCACGGAGGTCCAGTGCCTCCCGGGGGCCGGAGTCACGGAGGTCCAGTGTCCTCCAGAACCTGACGCCGCCGAGTTACAACACCAACCTGTTGCCATGGACTTACAGCGTCACCCAGAAGCTGGCACGATGGCGCTACAGCACCATCTGGAGTCTGGTACTGTGATGGAGGACCGTCCAGAGATGAACACAGTGGAATTAGAGCACCATTCAGATGCAATTGCGGTGGAAATGGGTCACCACCCAGAATCGGGCACCGTGAAGCTGGGGCAGTATCCCGAGGCATGCGGTGTAGAGCTGGAGAACCGTCCAGAGGCAATGGAGTTGCAACACCATCCAGAAGAAGGCGTCTTGGAAGTGGACAGTGCGAGTGTGTGCAATCAGGATGTAAACGGTCACGGAATAAAGATTTTGGAAGTTAAAAATTCAGAAGAAAGCAATTCAGAAATGAACATTTCTAGTGTAAGTAATGTAAATAGTTCTGAAGTAGCCGTACAATAA
- the LOC137322701 gene encoding 52 kDa repressor of the inhibitor of the protein kinase-like isoform X2 — translation MPNFCAAPNCSRKSTNCPDIPFFRFPKDPERCQKWVENCRRADLENRSAEQLHKQYRLCARHFEQSLICTNSPYRTVLKDNAVPTLFDLTSHLNKPEGKHRKHKRIKELTEEDLLRVKAPRTDGDVLRGLQCKQEAINELDKTDLEGATESLEESALLEESLNLTPEEKGNKEFLKVLFETVLLLGRQNVPLGGSATENLSNLCNTPDNIQALLEFRMNAGDEILRKRFETTAVNAVYCPKNLQKDLLDICEMCIREEVLREVRDSNFFSIVTDEVINVAGVDHVSLLIRFVDESDCLRQEFVGFIPCELDGEFLASRIHETLTEKWGLNMYYCRGQAYNGSGTMSYKKRVVVTSILQQCPKALCTPCSSYPLNIWIAKSSLIFGINMVLSLMENIVLFFSLSPQLQKVFDVSIDSIYQTNEEKAKELKKLFQINWYERHDTFEILADLYEVLVTCLDEISYDTCGRWNAEIATQASMLSSTMRDFEIVVSLMVLKNVLSYTRAFGKNLQGQASDTYFASSTLTAVLHSLNEMRDNIDVYHEFWLEEATNLSFKMGIELKLPWRCRRQPQSEEVSEETPENYYKESTTAPFLDHIILEIKDMFSEQQLKALKCLSLVPSVMAQLKYNTGEENMADLYKDDLPNPDTLSAELHCWKIKWKHRSRDVELPSTIFDTLRHPDIKFFPNVYTLLKIISNLPIIKLETDKCEIGRKRLKAYLKVTPVEERTSSLALIHINYDAKHDYDMMVDTYAKLYPEKMQLPHVTDSDNVDVNNHDGSSMEINNLDVSTRTMYEVDGNCMEVASHTVGSGVVLHHQGESLMKVCQNPDKNVIEVTQHAEGSTVELEQLPASSTMIVTQHSAEPSVELQHHPEGAEVNQQPVESHVELQHHIEGRVVEVIHHPEVNGIELQHNSEANGMELQHHPEGEVIEVRAVEFQPHLEASTLELQHQVQGGAVTLQHHLEGSAVELQHRPEGSTVELQHPEASAVELHHLTTSAVKLSNHTEESSMELDHCPEPGVTELQHHPDHVVAELQQHAEPSAVELEQQQHYAEVEVTEIQCLPEPGVMEIQCHSEPGVTEVPCHSEPGVTEVPCHSEPGVTEVPCHSEPGVTEVPCHSEPGVTEVPCHSEPGVTEVPCHSEPGVTEVPCLPGAGVTEVQCHPGAGVTEVQCLPGAGVTEVQCLPGAGVTEVQCLPGAGVTEVQCLPGAGVSEVQCLPGAGVSEVQCLPGAGVSEVQCLPGAGVSEVQCLPGAGVTEVQCLPGAGVTEVQCLPGAGVTEVQCLPGAGVTEVQCPPEPDAAELQHQPVAMDLQRHPEAGTMALQHHLESGTVMEDRPEMNTVELEHHSDAIAVEMGHHPESGTVKLGQYPEACGVELENRPEAMELQHHPEEGVLEVDSASVCNQDVNGHGIKILEVKNSEESNSEMNISSVSNVNSSEVAVQ, via the exons GTGTCAGAAATGGGTGGAGAACTGTCGGAGAGCAGATTTGGAAAACAGGTCTGCTGAACAGCTTCACAAACAGTACAGACTATGTGCGAGACACTTTGAACAATCCCTGATATGCACAAAC AGCCCTTACAGAACAGTCCTCAAGGATAATGCAGTGCCGACTTTGTTTGATTTAACAAGTCATCTTAATAAACCTGAAGGCAAACACAGAAAGCACAAGAGGATAAAAGAACTG ACCGAGGAAGATTTGCTGAGGGTGAAGGCACCAAGAA cCGATGGCGATGTCTTGAGAGGTCTGCAGTGCAAGCAGGAGGCAATCAATGAACTAGACAAAACAGACCTGGAGGGAGCCACAGAAAGCCTTGAGGAATCCGCTCTTTTGGAAGAATCTTTGAACTTAACACCTGAGGAGAAAGGGAACAAAGAATTTCTCAAAGTTTTATTTGAAACTGTACTCCTGTTGGGAAGGCAAAATGTTCCATTGGGTGGCTCTGCCACTGAAAACTTGAGCAACTTGTGCAATACCCCTGATAACATTCAAGCGCTGTTGGAGTTCAGAATGAACGCAGGTGATGAAATTCTTCGGAAGAGGTTTGAGACTACTGCCGTGAATGCAGTGTACTGCCCAAAGAACTTGCAAAAAGACCTGTTGGACATTTGTGAGATGTGCATACGGGAGGAGGTACTCCGAGAAGTACGTGACAGCAACTTCTTCTCAATTGTGACCGATGAAGTGATCAATGTAGCAGGGGTCGACCATGTGTCCCTATTGATTAGGTTTGTAGATGAGTCTGATTGTTTGAGGCAAGAGTTTGTTGGGTTCATACCGTGCGAGCTTGACGGAGAGTTTTTGGCAAGTCGGATCCATGAGACGCTTACGGAAAAGTGGGGCCTGAACATGTATTATTGTCGCGGACAAGCATATAATGGCTCAGGGACAATGTCTTACAAAAAACGAGTTGTGGTGACTAGCATTTTACAGCAGTGCCCAAAGGCACTGTGCACTCCTTGTTCCTCCTACCCCTTAAACATATGGATAGCAAAGTCCAGCCTGATTTTTGGTATTAACATGGTGTTGAGCTTGATGGAGAACATTGTATTGTTTTTTAGTTTGTCGCCTCAGCTCCAGAAGGTTTTCGATGTTAGTATCGACAGCATCTATCAAACGAATGAGGAAAAGGCAAAGGAGCTGAAAAAACTTTTTCAAATCAATTGGTATGAACGACACGACACTTTCGAGATCTTGGCAGATCTTTATGAAGTGCTGGTGACCTGTTTGGATGAGATCAGCTACGATACATGCGGTAGGTGGAATGCTGAGATAGCAACCCAGGCCAGCATGCTGTCCTCAACCATGAGAGATTTTGAAATAGTCGTCTCTCTTATGGTCCTGAAGAACGTCCTCTCTTACACAAGAGCCTTTGGCAAAAATCTCCAGGGTCAAGCATCGGACACCTATTTTGCCTCGAGCACTTTGACAGCAGTCCTGCACTCGTTGAACGAAATGCGGGACAATATTGATGTGTACCATGAGTTCTGGTTAGAGGAAGCTACCAATTTGTCGTTCAAAATGGGGATTGAACTAAAGTTGCCATGGAGGTGCCGCAGGCAACCTCAGAGCGAAGAGGTGTCTGAGGAGACTCCTGAAAATTACTACAAAGAATCAACCACTGCACCGTTTCTGGACCACATTATTTTAGAAATCAAAGACATGTTCTCCGAGCAGCAGTTAAAGGCCCTCAAGTGCCTGTCATTGGTGCCTTCTGTCATGGCACAGCTGAAATATAACACCGGGGAGGAAAACATGGCTGATTTATATAAAGACGATCTCCCAAATCCAGATACCCTTTCTGCAGAACTTCACTGTTGGAAGATAAAATGGAAGCATAGAAGCCGAGATGTAGAACTTCCCAGCACTATTTTTGACACGCTGCGCCATCCTGACATCAAGTTCTTTCCAAATGTCTACACTTTGCTTAAAATTATCTCTAACCTGCCTATTATTAAACTTGAAACTGACAAGTGTGAAATTGGACGCAAACGACTCAAAGCATATTTGAAAGTCACTCCGGTCGAGGAGAGGACAAGTAGTCTGGCACTGATCCATATCAATTATGATGCGAAACATGACTATGACATGATGGTCGATACCTATGCCAAACTGTACCCAGAGAAAATGCAGCTGCCGCATGTGACTGATTCGGATAATGTGGATGTAAATAATCATGATGGAAGCAGCATGGAAATAAACAATTTGGATGTCAGTACTCGAACAATGTACGAAGTGGATGGAAACTGCATGGAGGTGGCGAGCCACACAGTGGGGAGTGGAGTGGTATTGCATCACCAAGGGGAGAGTCTTATGAAGGTCTGTCAGAATCCGGACAAGAATGTCATAGAAGTGACCCAGCATGCAGAGGGGAGCACTGTAGAACTGGAACAGCTTCCAGCGAGCAGCACCATGATTGTGACCCAGCATTCAGCAGAGCCCAGCGTGGAATTGCAACACCATCCAGAAGGGGCTGAGGTGAACCAGCAGCCAGTGGAAAGCCATGTGGAACTACAGCACCACATAGAGGGAAGAGTGGTGGAGGTGATCCACCATCCAGAGGTGAATGGTATAGAATTACAACACAACTCCGAGGCGAATGGTATGGAATTACAGCACCATCCAGAAGGAGAAGTTATTGAGGTGAGAGCTGTGGAGTTCCAGCCGCATTTGGAGGCTAGCACCTTGGAGTTACAGCACCAAGTTCAGGGAGGTGCTGTGACATTGCAGCACCATCTGGAGGGAAGTGCTGTGGAATTACAGCACCGTCCAGAGGGCAGCACTGTGGAGTTGCAACATCCAGAGGCAAGTGCTGTGGAGTTGCACCATTTAACAACAAGTGCCGTGAAGTTGAGCAACCATACAGAAGAGAGCTCTATGGAGTTGGATCATTGTCCAGAGCCTGGTGTTACAGAGTTACAGCACCATCCAGACCATGTTGTAGCGGAGTTGCAGCAACATGCAGAGCCCAGTGCTGTAGAATTGGAGCAGCAGCAGCACTATGCCGAGGTTGAAGTCACGGAAATCCAGTGCCTTCCGGAGCCTGGAGTCATGGAAATCCAGTGCCATTCGGAGCCTGGAGTCACGGAAGTCCCGTGCCATTCGGAGCCTGGAGTCACGGAAGTCCCCTGCCATTCGGAGCCCGGAGTCACGGAAGTCCCGTGCCATTCGGAGCCCGGAGTCACGGAAGTCCCGTGCCATTCGGAGCCCGGAGTCACGGAAGTCCCGTGCCATTCGGAGCCCGGAGTCACGGAAGTCCCGTGCCATTCGGAGCCCGGAGTCACGGAGGTCCCGTGCCTCCCGGGGGCCGGAGTCACGGAGGTCCAGTGCCACCCGGGGGCCGGAGTCACGGAGGTCCAGTGCCTCCCGGGGGCCGGAGTCACGGAGGTCCAGTGCCTCCCGGGGGCCGGAGTCACGGAGGTCCAGTGCCTCCCGGGGGCCGGAGTCACGGAGGTCCAGTGCCTCCCGGGGGCCGGAGTCTCGGAGGTCCAGTGCCTCCCGGGGGCCGGAGTCTCGGAGGTCCAGTGCCTCCCGGGGGCCGGAGTCTCGGAGGTCCAGTGCCTCCCGGGGGCCGGAGTCTCGGAGGTCCAGTGCCTCCCGGGGGCCGGAGTCACGGAGGTCCAGTGCCTCCCGGGGGCCGGAGTCACGGAGGTCCAGTGCCTCCCGGGGGCCGGAGTCACGGAGGTCCAGTGCCTCCCGGGGGCCGGAGTCACGGAGGTCCAGTGTCCTCCAGAACCTGACGCCGCCGAGTTACAACACCAACCTGTTGCCATGGACTTACAGCGTCACCCAGAAGCTGGCACGATGGCGCTACAGCACCATCTGGAGTCTGGTACTGTGATGGAGGACCGTCCAGAGATGAACACAGTGGAATTAGAGCACCATTCAGATGCAATTGCGGTGGAAATGGGTCACCACCCAGAATCGGGCACCGTGAAGCTGGGGCAGTATCCCGAGGCATGCGGTGTAGAGCTGGAGAACCGTCCAGAGGCAATGGAGTTGCAACACCATCCAGAAGAAGGCGTCTTGGAAGTGGACAGTGCGAGTGTGTGCAATCAGGATGTAAACGGTCACGGAATAAAGATTTTGGAAGTTAAAAATTCAGAAGAAAGCAATTCAGAAATGAACATTTCTAGTGTAAGTAATGTAAATAGTTCTGAAGTAGCCGTACAATAA